The Setaria italica strain Yugu1 chromosome VIII, Setaria_italica_v2.0, whole genome shotgun sequence genome includes the window CTTGCTCTTCCTAAACTGCTGTTGTTATTAGCTCATTATTACTGATTATCAATATCGGGTTAGTGAATATATTGCTGGGATGTAAGTAACTTGTTAGAAGGGACTCTGCACTTATGACACACAAAAAAATGTAATTTGTCTGCACTTATGACGCAAAAACTTGTTTTACGCACCCATAATAATGTCGGTTTGCTGCTGTTTGAAATCCGTTCAGCTCTCTTTTTTCAGGCATGAGATAAGTATATTTTTAAGCATATGCTAACATATTCGTAGTCATGCAAATATCCTGCATTGCCAATCAGtcttcttttattttcagaATGCTCACATGCCCTGCAACTGAGATGGTGGATGGTTCTAGAGTGCTTTATTTTGAGCAAGTATGATCTTTATCTCTACACATTCTTCCTTAGTTCCTTACTACAGTGCCCCTTTTGGGTGTTTGAATTCCATGCTTTCCTTTCCAGGCATTTTGGAGAACTCCAGAAAAGCCTTTTAGACAAGTAAGTAACTCCTAACTGTAATAATCACTCTTACATGTCTCCTTGCCCTTACCAATTCATATGTAAAGATAATATTTCTTATAATTCCTGAATTGTTCCTTGTCAAGCTTATACAATCTTATGCTAATTAATATAGTTTAAACAAGATGATATTACATTATCTGACATTCCACATGCATAAGAATATTCTGTGATCAAGTGCTTTGATTTATTCATGCACTATTTGATGAACATTTTGATACATCCATATAACTATCTGCTTCTTTTAAATCCTTTCTTCCTGGTAAACCTAACCACAATTAAACTTTCTTAGTCTTTTTGTATGCTATATTCTTGCAATATGTATTGCTTTTGTCTTGTAACTGTGGATGATCTTATGATGCCATTAGTTTGGAGTATTGAGAATATGGTTCCATTACTCTGCAAGAAAGGGTACTTCAAATGCCTGCTGATAGGGTAGTATACTGTGTACTGTCTGTCCATTCTATACTTATAATATCTTATGTGCTCTTCATATGTACAAATAATAATAAGTTCTTCTCCCTCCAGAGATTCTACATGGTAAAGCCCTGTCCAAAGGAGATGAAATGTGATGTTGAGGTGAGCTCAAATTTGACATACCTGTTTAAAATTATTGGATGTACAGAATATATGACATTTTACCCTGCAATGGCATGACATTGATGTACTGAACAAGTTAATGCATCCATAATAATAATTCTTAGAGTTTACTAGCAGTATTCAGTTTGTCCTCCTCTACTTTGACTTTGTAAAATGTTAGAACATCTGTGTAAATGGGATCTCCTATTCAACTATATAAAGATGCATCACACATTATGTCAGTTGAGGTCATTCCCACTGTTACATTTCCATGTTCAGAACACAAGTAGTTAGGTAAATTTGATTGCCCATAAAGCTTGGTCTGATGTAACCTGTACATAGTGGGGAGCTTAAAATGGTCTAATTAGAGTTACACATATTTTCTACAGTGCTACTTTATATTTTCACCATTCTAACAGTAAATTTCTTTCTTGTTGTCTTTTAATAACCGTTAAGTGAATCTATTAATATTTAGCACCATTACTATTATTATCTGGTGTTAACAAAGGCACTAAAATTTTGGTTGAAGGAATACAACTTTGGTTAAGCTGATTGAAGGATTATATTTTAAATTAATTCTGCTTGCAAAAAGCTGACTAAATAACATTTTAAATTGTTTTGAGTGGACAGTTGAGTTCCTATGCAATTAGGGATGCTGAAGAGTACAAGAATTTCTGTGACCGTTCAAAGGATCAGAGGCCACAGCCAGAAGAAGTAATTGCAGTAAGTCATGTCCGAACACAATCTTACTTTTCTGAATGTGTGGATTGTTTTGGCCTAAACTCTTGACGAACAGCTGCAATTGAAAAGAAGGAAATAATATACATCAATCAGACTAATCAAATATACTTAACAATCATTCTAAGTCGCCCTCCCCATATTAATGTGGGTACAGGGAGTGAGGGACCAGGTAGGGCTGCCAATGAATGAATAAATAAATCCACAGAAAATAGATATGCACTTGTATTATCAAGGGCAGAGGTCTCATCTGTTACCAGACTAAAGATAATATGGGTAATTAATTGGGTTTTCACTGTGAAATATATTTATAAGCCATGTATTCACCATTTCTTATTTTATGATTTATTCTCAGCCTTTGATATTTTGAATCGGAACTGAATGCTGTTATAGTGCTGCTGCTGACCTAAACTCAGGCCATTAAGTGCTTCACTTAGTATATTACTAGGATCAGGACCTAGTTCCCACACCACCACATGGAAAAAGGCACTCCCTTTTTTTGATGTGGTATAACCACTTAACCGTATAATGTGTTTTGAAGCTATGTACTTGACTGTAAACCCCTTACATAGTAGGTTGTGCATGTATCTGTACTCACATCTACAATGTAACTCCATACGGAATCACACATTGACTGGTATCTGGTATAGCTTCGCATAGTACATCCCTAGGTAAAACTCTGTCCAATTCGTGATGCTGGATTTTTGTTCACACAAAATACTGTGTATTGTTAGCCCTCTAAATATAAGCttaccgcccccccccccccccccccaacacacacacacaaaaaaaaaaaaaccaaacatTTAAGTTTGCATTGGCTGTTCAGGATATCGCAGAGCATCTGACCACCATACACTTGTCACGATGCGGACGTGGAAAACGTTGCTTATATGAAGGATCTACTCCACCCGAAGGTTTTCCCAACAACTGGGTGAGCTACttgctctcctctctctcagcATATTCAGTTCTCTTTCTGATGCAGTAATTTGTAATTTAATACATCAGAACCCACCAGTGGTTATCCTTTTCTGTAATGTATTGCTTGTTCGCATCTCAATGTCTGCATTTTAACAGAGTGGCGCATCATATTGTACATCGGATTTGTCCATCCACAAGAACGGTGAAGTACATATCTGGGACAAAGGTTTCGATATTGAAGGAAATCAGGTGATTCTCTTAACTACTCCAAACTAGTGTTCTAGTTGGCTCGCCAAGCTTGAGTAAAAGAGAACCTTTAATCTTACAATGTGCTCACTTTCAGGTTTGGGGAACCAAGGCTGGCCCTTACGAGTTCAAGCCTGCTCCCAAATCCAAATATGACGACATGTTCTCGCCATTAAATTTCTCTGCCCCTTTGTCACTAGAGAAGAAGCTGGATAAAGCATATGTAATTGATGACCAGTAGAACCTGAAGCCTAAATTTGTTCGTAGGAATGCAATAAGTGAATAGCATGTATGTATATATTGTACTGAGTTCCAATGCATTCTTTTTTGACCAACTTGTGCGTCTGCTTGCCCATGTTCAGTATGGTGCAGATGGTGTATCTTGCAATGCCCCAAAAGGGATGTTCTAAATTCTAAACGCATCCGGTCAGATGCTCAGATGGTATATTATTGCACTGGCATTATGGGTTATGGTGTAGGTGGAATTATTTGGAACCCTTTGGAGTGGGTTGGCAGAACCTCGCCTTGAAAGTGTCTCATGATGGTCAGTAAAACAGTTACAAACCAATGCCAATTTATGAGTAGTTAATTCTTTCTTCGAACTCTTTCCTGTTATTTTTGAAATGAAAGTCTTTCCTGTTGTGCTGCTGCTGTATTCTTGTACGTATTCAACTTCCAACAGGACTTGCAGTCCCAAATTTAACAACTTGAATCAAAACCAA containing:
- the LOC101782652 gene encoding chromophore lyase CRL, chloroplastic, producing MGSGEEDTGGGGGAVRGAVLKALVVVGGVLLLRRLRRSTTRWDHARAVADALSGEKFSREQARKDPDNYFNLRMLTCPATEMVDGSRVLYFEQAFWRTPEKPFRQRFYMVKPCPKEMKCDVELSSYAIRDAEEYKNFCDRSKDQRPQPEEVIADIAEHLTTIHLSRCGRGKRCLYEGSTPPEGFPNNWSGASYCTSDLSIHKNGEVHIWDKGFDIEGNQVWGTKAGPYEFKPAPKSKYDDMFSPLNFSAPLSLEKKLDKAYVIDDQ